Sequence from the Dysidea avara chromosome 5, odDysAvar1.4, whole genome shotgun sequence genome:
ATTACTGATTATAATGTTTTTGTTGCTGTCAATTTAAGGTAatgttatatatagctacacagcTATATGAGACTCTTtcattacaatgtacagtatatattaagACAGCTTTATTTGTACCGCATAACCAATTACTGCTTTGTATTTGATGTAAGTTTACATTCAATAGTAGTCATGAcgtgtatgcatacatacatatgagATGAGCTCATGAGGCAATATCAGTTGTTTGAAAAGCTTGCAATTATGAGCATATAGTTGCTACTTATTGTCAGAATCTGTGGGGTCTGAACAATTATATTGTTAATCTTGCCCAGCAATGTAAAGAACCACGTTAAATTGTGGGAAATCTTGAAGTTCATCAATTTAACTATTAAATTATGCAGCTTGATACCTTGTGAAGATGACCAGACTAGGCAGAAAGGTATCAGCTTGTATGCAGAAAAATTTAAATTTAGAAATACATGAAAATGATGATTGTGGTTGCCcatttattatatatattatgtttaCTACTCTGTAAGAAATATGCCAGGCATCATTCcattcaggggtggatccagaagctggaaaggggaggggcacaaacagtgtaagttgtaggtggccagattctctagttcagtgctgcatttttgaagtagcaaataatcacctcttagtagtgtctcactgttgatttttgccattttgcatggccttttcagatggttatGAAGGTTTAAAGGGCTCTGAATGTATTACACCATATGCACCATGCAAGAGTACTCAATTAACATGCTCTATCTAGATAGCATGCCCCCCCGTTGCAAGGGATTGAGCTAATTGTGTGGCCAACAATGGGGGGCAGATCCAGGGAGATGCACCAGAGGAGTAAGCATATGGAGCTGGGGGGGTGCAGTCGCCATTATATTTCAGCACTGAATGCACTATTATGTCAAATTGGTCTgtattgatcaagagttgtagggGTCATAAGTAGTTCAATTATGAGCCAATTGTCATATAGAATGGTGTGTGCATTTTATCTGCAAAATTCCTAGCTGGCTATTAGTGGCTAAATGTGCTGCTGCAGATGCCAGTATTCTTGTATACTCAGCAACTGTGGAGGATTCTTGAGGTGACTGCTGTtttaagattttttttttttttggggggggggggggggtggggggtggggcataTGTCCCCTTGAATCCACCACTGAGAATGTGGCTTAATGCAATTGACATAATGGTTTTCCCATTTTACTCTAATTGATTGCCTTTTAGCCAGTGCAGATCATCATTCCTGATACTGGTTACTTTGCATGATACCTTCACCTTGCAAACTTTCTACTTCTGAAACACTTTAATTTTATAGCTGTTGAGTGCTGAGGTTAGAGGTACTTTCCCTACTTCTATTGATTGGTAGACTACAGTATATCTGCCTCACTAAATCCAGCTGCTGGTGTATTCACCTTCAATGCTGTCCACCAAAATGTGCATCCATTCTTGCTTTACAGTACATAACTAGCCTACCaactgtatgttaagtatgtACGTTACATCACATGTTCTGGGTATAATTCTTGTTACTTGGCAAAATATTATTAGCTACTAGTCACTAGCAACTATCAATTTGAATTGTTACCACGTGATGGGCTTAGGTACAGCCCAGTCACAATTAGCCTCTATTCCAAGATTGTTAACACCACGAATTATCCTAGGAAAGTTTAAAATGATAAACACTTCACATGTACAAGTGTGATGTCTTACCTAAACCATCCTCCTTCTCCCCAATAAGTGCCCCCTGTCAGGAAAAGTTTATACAACCAAACTTTAATGATATGGTTACTTACAAGAGTTTCGTCCAATCCAATACTTCGTACCATCACTAGTTACACCATAACCAACAACCGATATCTCATGATCTAATGCCTGTAAGAATACATGGAGTATGTACCACAGCAAGTATAGAGTAGTTTCTAATAGCACTACTAGACTATGGTTAGCCAAACAAATAAAAACGATTGCTATGTACATTCTGTTGGAGTAGTTCTCAATATAGATCAATTACTGTATAGAAGAAGTTTTGGTGAATCATTAGAACTCAGCCTAAGTTTAAACCTGTTCATTAACTTGAAGTACCTGAGATTATCATTTTTATAACTGAAGGCTGAGCTTGAATGTGCCAAAGTTTGTTACGCCAAAAGCAATTCAACTAGCTATTTGTCAAAGTGTACCCTCTATATGGTATCCAACAAATCCGTCTGTCCCAACGCCTTTGTCAAACCTAACCACAATGCCTAGCATACACAAAACCACTTAGAACACCAGGAAATTTATAAAATCAAAACAAGCAGATTCTTAAGTAGCAACACTTACAGCCTGTACACCACATGAAGCTATGAGGGGCAGCAACTTGGAATATGTACATACACGTACCTTAGCTCCTGTCTTGTCTTGGAATATTCCTGAAGTGTAGGCCTCAAACTCTTTAGTGACAGCAACAGTGCAGGCAATTGGCCCTCTGGTGACCAACTCTGCCATCATTGCTACTTCACCCGCAACACGGCCATGTTCAGTGATGTGAAACTGAATTAGAAAGAAGACAATACTTAACTACACTAGCTGCATACAACATCTACTACTAAGTGAAGTGTAGACACAACTTTACCGTGTTGTATTCCTTCACAGCAAAGCAGCTACCACCAGGGGCACAGTTACGACAGATATCTTCTGCAGTGCACGCTTCATTCTTTGCAGTGTATATGGAGCAGGTGTCATCCGTGATTCCATTGGCTAGGATCCATGAGTATGCTGCAGTGGGGTCACCTCCCTGACACCCATGAGTATTGTTAGCCTACAGTGTATGGTATGTAGTCTTCAGGATATGTATATTTGTACAAGATTTACAGATACACTATATTCAAACACTTGGAACCAACTGATACTGTTTtcataaaatactctaatacaacaaccacTTTGCTGCTAGTCTTAGCACTTCAAGTCACAGGCTGCTACATTAGCTGTTATGTATAGTTGTAAACAAAGTGTGTTTCAAAATATCCCACCTTTGATTTGGATGTGTAATTTACaggtactgtactgtatgtcacTTTGCTCAAGATTCAAATGATACACTCACACATTAAGAAACTTATAGGGACTAAACTCACTATGATATGACTTATCACtaagtatgcatgcatgaaaagtTTGCATGCTTTTAAAAATGGAGTACAGTGGGACTTCAATTATCTCAACAGAACAGtagtggtgactgttttattagagtattttgtcaaaagGTGtactttctattagagtagttgaacaaagctttgtatactgtatttacttggttaaacgccaTGGCTACTATTAGCCTAAGCTCCAAAATTGATGCGGCTACTATTCAAGGGCGGCTACTACTCGAGGGCAGCGCTTATTGTACTTGAGAACTTATTACATGTGGCTACTATTTAATCCAAAGCCCAATTCGAAATACTTTGCCATGTGTTTAGCCAATTGTCTTCTGCACCTACAGTGTGGTTTATGGTAACCTGTGCCATACAGTGTGAATGTATTCAAGGGCGTGCACGAGGATGTGTATTAAAATAATTTACGAAGGTGTAACGATGGGAGATGCTGTCACTTATGAATGTTTATAAAGCTATATGGAATCCTGTCATACGTGAAACTTGATTAATAGCTGTGGTGTTTATTCAAGGGCGGCGTCTATACTCACAACTGAAACATTCATTGTGGCCACTATTCAAATGCGGCGACTATATTGAGGTGCaccatttaaccaagtaaatacagtatatgcAAATGAATGGGTTTCACTAATTCACTTATCTGTGCACTTTAGTGAttaaactggcacacaggtgttcggataatggaggtctcACTGTACAATTAATTGGGCTCCACATGCATATAAGGAATTTAGACCACAAACAAACTGTCATTACAATGCTAATTCAGCCCAAAAACTCCTGTACAGTGCTATATTAAAGCAAAGCAAGCAAGTCACATGTgtacatgctacacacacacacgcacacactcactGTAACACAGTCAACCAACACTTGTGGAGACAAATTGATGTCTGGAAACTTTCCTTTACGCATCAATTTGAACCTATCAGCAAGGGCTGAAGTAGTACCATGTGCCCAGCAAGAACCACAATCTGAAACACATAACAGAAAACAAACACTGTAACATCAGTAAACATGCACTGTCAGCTACTTTGGAATTTAATGCTACAGGAAACCAACAGATTATATGGCAGGATTAGAGTGACTAACATCGAGGGAACACAGCTACTACATTTGTATATTATTGACGCAGTCTCTGCCTTACATTGTGGTATGTGCTGATTTCGGTTCACAGTAGTATAATCCTTTCCATCAACATTACGTGGATCATAACTAGCTGGCAGGTCCTCCGGTGAAATGTAAGTGTGTGGGAGTGGAGATGTCACGTGGGTTGGAATGGGAACCTGAAATGTGATGAATATAAAATCACAAACTACATACAGCACACTTACTGCACTCTTCTTCACACCAGGGTTGTTGTAGTCAAAGTATGTTCCCTTGGTAACCTCTTTGTTGACCTCATAGTCACTATCTGAGGGATATATTGGTACTCCCCAGCTACACTCCCTCTCTATGCCAAGATTGTCCTAGATGCGTAgtagattaaaaaaaaaacatgtacacatgaaAACCAGCTAGACAAATCCTGAGTAGCTAATTGTGGTTCTTTGAGCTCACTATCTTAAATATGTGGAGTCCAGAATTAGTAACATGCCTAAAACATCAGAAATTGGTTTATTGACCAGATTTAGTATACTGTTAGCAATACAGTATACCCCCTGATTTAACTGTACTCTTGTTtatctgaaattggaaatgactgttctattagagtattttgagtaaatgtgtgttctattagagtatttcaacataACTCTGTCTATatatgtatgggcttcagttatccaaacaattcgcttaactgaacacttttaccattaccTAAATTAGGACAATTGAGGGTCCACTGTAAATGAATTGCATTTCACAATAAACCTTCTTTAAAaactacagtgtatattattactgtttgcataatttttgcaaatttcctTATGTGCATTGCAGTGAACCTCACCTAACAACCAGGTCTAGGAGACCACCTCACTATATAGTGACCACTGGTGTTGAACAATAGCTAAGGActacatgacctcattaataacacCACGTCATatcgtatagcctaaatatttcaaggggcaaatGTTTAGAGGTTGAGCATTGTTGCTAAATAAAATTCTCATGCATTTTTggacactcccaaaatgtattagattaTATAGAGGTCtacatatttcaaggataaaattttcactggtaatccccaaaactgcaaaatcagtgaaaatttcccccttaaaatgtttaggctatacggtaattgAGAGCATTTTGATCCAATAGGTAGCCCCTGTTACAGCATTAAGCTTACATGGTTACCATGAAGCACTACACTGACTCACGTTTTGGATAAGCCTGCACTGGTTGGCTTAGCCAAAACGACCACTATTACAGTTTGCATAATTGGTACAGTATAAATCATCAATACAAGTTGTATTGTGCTTTAAACACTTTCTGTCAAATTTGGCCACCATTCTCATCTTGTTGCTTTAATTTATCATCATTTACCTTGTGCATCATGATGCGGGCAAATCCATTTTCACCCCAGTAGGTACCCCATGAGTTCCTCACATGCCAGTACTCCACTCCATTCTCAACACCCCAGCCAACTATCTGCACCAGACAACAACAAGTATCAAATGttatatgcacacatgcacgctcacacactacacacactattaCATAACACTAGTACGAATACTTACTGACAACTCATGGTTAATAAAAGGAAACAGCTTCTCCTCAGAGAATATTCCACCAGTGTATTTCTCTAGTTTACTGGTAGCATCAATGCCACAACTTAAGGGACCACGCGTATGAATCTCTGCCTTCATCTCGTCAGCACCACGAACAGCTCCATATTCCTTGACTCCATAAGACAAGTACTTCTTTACTTGTGTGCACTGGATAAGAAGAAACATGTATCACATAAAATTAACTAGATAAGAAAAGgctggaattttaagttcaattagggataaATCATAAAAGGTATAGGAAGTCGAAGAtatgatatactagtggatatttctTTATGCTTCATTTTGAGCTTGTTACACCAGAGTTACATTGTTACACAGAGCTACATTATACCTTGCCAAAGCATCATGAGGCTGTTTCTGGTCAACAGTTTTTGCAATACAGTAGTACAAAcatctatgatccctaatatacagtactactgtactgtatgataaggtaGAACCTCTGTTTTATTACCAATTCTGGGACAAAAATTCTTACAGAAATGTTACTTcctttttttaaattaaaaagcTTCTGCATGGAGATTACTGTACGTATCTATATTATAGAGTTATATTGCTACAATTCATACTGTCCTACAGAGACTTCAGTGTACCAGACTTACCCCACTGTTGGGTGCACAGGTCTCACACACACCAAGTGGTTTGCACTCACCATTAGTAGCCTGTGggatgtatacatgtacaggcATATACTCTTGGTGTGTGCAGTTTGTTACCTCATAATTTTGGCAGGTTTCATCAGGGATACCATGCTTCTTGATGTACTCATATGCACCACCAGGATTACCACCTGGAAAGTTAAGTGTACACAAATTCATGAAGAAACTAGTTACTTCAAAGTATGCGAAGTTGATCAACAATGTTATAATGGTATACAGATTTCGTTTATGTGTCTTATCAAATATCTGTATGTGATCAGACTGATACGCACTGGTGACATAGTGGAATCGTCCACTTAGTTAGTAACAAATGTCTATACTGGCCAATTTGAAATGAAAACAGGGGTTCTCTGCCAAGGCAATGAGGTGACACACATAACTCTGTACTTCTTGGGATTCTGTGTGTAGAGTAGGTTGAGCAATCATATGACAGGTAACCAAGGTAACAATTTGTACATGTTAGAGCAAACAATTACATCAGAACTAAACGCTTCATTAGTTGACCTTTCTTACTGTATAGGCACAACAGTGTTATGTGCTGAATGTGTTTTTCATTTATAGTAAGACAACTGCACGTTGTTGACCATgctaagtaaaaaaaaaaaacttggtaAAGAGGCCATAACAAGTCATTTATCATTAAATATGTATTGGTCCCTAGCTCCACCACCGCCaaaattttttttcttatttgcAGCATATGTAATATATGCATATATGGGTTTTGGGTCTCCCTACATATACACTGCTTACCATCACAAGTTCCTCCACCATGGCAGTTGATCAGGACTTGAGGAGCAAGATTGACTTGAGGGTAGCCGTTCTTTCTCATGATGGAGATCCTGTCACCAAGAGCTGATGTGACACCAAATGCCCAACAACCTCCGCAATCTGTGTGATAAACACATACACTACCACTGTCAAAATTGCAGCTTATTTTATAACCATAAGATAACTAAAACTGCAATTGTAACTCCTAAAATAACACCAACAAGCACACACAGACAGTACACAAAGTAAAATATGCTATTACTTACACTTAGGCACATGTTGGTTTCTCGTTGCAGTGAGATAGTTCACACCATTCACATCGGCCCAAGTGAAGTTAGCTGGGAGGTCTTCAGGCTTCAAGTACTCGTGAGGTAGAGGTGACAAGATTAAGGGACCATCCTCAAAGGTAGCTATTAAAAGAGTGAAATATGTTTTGTTAACCGATACCTTGCATGCGTATCCCTTACAGTCCCACCCAAAAGTCTACACATTCAGAAACTCTAAGATCTCACAGGGCTGAAGGCTATGCCAATACCATCAATACTTACATTTAATACCATGTTTggataaaatttaaaaaaaaaaactttatttAGTCATAGATACATTTTTGTAGTATCTATGATCATAGATATTAGATATGATTCAGTCTTTGTACAAACAGCAATATACGATGAATAGTAATAAGGGTTGAGGCTGAAACCATAGTAACTCTAGTATGAGCAGCAAACGGGTTTACTCGGTATAGCCCTACGGTTGAGCAATGCTGTAATAAATTTTGCAAACATTTCCAAATGTACTAATATGGAGGTCTGATATTAAACTGTTAGCCTCGCTGTTAGCTCGAAATCAGCGAAGTATTTCCCCCTCGAAAATATTTTGGCTATGCGTTAATAACAACGTACAACTTACTTTCGGGAGTTCTACACGGTTGATAAGCACTCACTACAGTAAACAGAGCCACGATCACCAAAGAGGTCACGAATACCGCCATAGCTGTTCAAGAGGACCACTACTGAATCATGTGATCACAACGTCATGTGATTACAACGTCATGTGATCACAACGTCATGTGATCACAACGTCATGTGATTGAGTAGACTAGTGTGCATTCTATCTTGTCTAGCGCGTAAAatttcaaacaattattttttTCAAGGCGTTAGGTTTATTTTCACACCCTTTATCTGACCATAGATAATCTGACTATAGATTATGATCTGACTTCTCTCAACCTTCTCTTCACTTTTCTTCAGTGTTCAGAGGCGGCCGGGGAAGTGATGGATTGATTTCAGTTTTAAGTAGAATGTTCATTATTGAAGTATGGAGGCGAAGAACAGCGATCATCGGCTGAATGAGTGTGAGATTGCCTGGCTGACGGTTGAGAAAGATTTGAATGCGAAACTGCAGACCCCTGAATCGCTGAAATATGGTAAGCAAGCTCTTCATTTACCAGAAACATCAATTAGATGTTATTGTTGCAGCACTGGTAGAACTCCtgtagccaagaaatgaatgtatTGCTCTTGTTAATTTTTCTGGGGACCTGCATTATGCACAGTGCTACTTGCAACACAAATAGCTAGGGGCAGTAACCAGCGTGTTACTTGCTTATGCTCGATGGTTTTACCTTTTTTTATGTTATTTATTAGCATTACAGTGTTCGGGAAGGAATCCCTCAGAGAAAGCCATCAACCAGTACTGGTCCAAGTTTGAAGGTAAGATGTGTGATTATGATTGTTAATTTTAATGGTAGTATTGATGGGGTAATGGAACATTGGTATCACTAGGCACATTGTTCCAATTAATATGTTTTATTATTGTCACATCCTTATAGGATCAATCTCATTTGACCAGTTCAGCACTATAATGCACAGTGAGAAGCGTACTACAATGGCTGACTTGATGAAAGCCTTCAGGAAGATCGACCTTAATGGAGATGGGTTTATCAGCCATGATGAACTCTACAAGACATTAACTAAAGTATATAAtgattgtttgtgtgtgtgtgtgtgtgtgtgtgtgtgtgtgtgtgtgtgtgtgtgtgtgtgtgtgtgtgtgtgtgtgtgtgtgtgtgtgtgtgtgtgtgtgtgtgtgtgtgtgtgtgtgtgtgtgtgtgtgtgtgtgtgtgtgtgtgtgtgtgtgtgtgttactggTACTTTCTAGCGAGGAGAGAAGTTGACACACGAAGAAGTACAGGCCATCATTGATGAGGCTGACTATAACAAGGATGGAAAGTTGGATTATGCTGAGGTATATACACTGTGGTAGTCTTAGTAGAGCGAATACACACACATTTGTACGCACTACACGGTACATGTTTCTATATCTCATGAgttttattacatgtatgtattgcaCATACGTTTTACACATGTGTTATATCTGATTGGCCAGTTTTGTCATATTCTGCTCTCCACGGCTACCGAGTGTCAGTCACTAAGCAACAAGAAGGCTAGTAAGACATTAAACAAAACAGTACACACTTCAAGTAGCAAGAAGACAACATCCATCCCCAATACTAATGGAGTATTAACATCATCTCAGATAGACAGATCACTACCTCCACAAGATGACAGGATATCATTATCCAGCAAGACTAGGGTACAGCAACAACTGATGAAGACCTCTCATCAGAGGGACAGCGTGCCTAATGGCTCCGCTGTTAAAAAATATGTGAGTAAAAAGAGTGTTTCTTTTAATGACACCTTCTGTATGACTAATAATAGACATTTTAAAATTGCTAAAGCCCATTGAACATCCTTGGATAAAGAacgttttctttttgtattttgtagAACAAATCAGACAGATCCACTGGTGACCACAGCAATGCTGCCACACACAATGGACCAGTCACCAACTCAGTACAAACTGTTCATAATGGAACAAGTTTGGTAAAAGGAGATCAAACTAAAATGGCAGCTAGTGAAGATGTTAAAGTAAAGAACAAAGTGTCCACAGCTGACAGTGAATCAGATAAGGAAGTTGAAGAAGAACTTGATGAAAGCTCCAACCTTGGAGACAGCATATTACAACAACTGCCATTATCATCCACACCAGCTACAGACCATTCTTCTGCTACTAACAATAAACCAGAACAGAAAACATCACAACTTTTTGGGTCAAAACTACCGCCAATTGGAAAGTCAAACCTTCCACCTCTGACACTAAGCTTACCCACAACTGATATTCCCCCAATAACAACTAGTACAGCTATTAACCCAGCTACCAGTAGTACTACTACTATCACTCAGTCTACTACCACTAGTTCCAGTAGTATAGAAGTGTCCTCAACTGTTGCTGATACTAACACTGAGGGTCCTGCTGCTAACAGGACAAGTCTAGTACGTCAGGAAGGTGGTAGTGATGTTACTAAGGTAGTGAAGGATGGTGAAGAAGGGGTGAGTGGACAGGGTGATGATAAGGAGAGTAGTCATGATGGATTGGTGACAGTGACGCCATTAAATCATACTCTGTCCTCTGAACTGTCTGGAACTTTAAGTGATGATAGTGTAGCTGTGACCCCCACTGAGTCTATTGATATAACTGAATCTGGTGTGTAcgtgtgttagtgtgtgtgcTCACGCGTGCGTGCGCGTGTGTAGTGGTtgtgtgtatatgcatgtatttgTGGTATAATATAAAGTTCATGgcatatgtagctatactacTTTATTAAGTTCTCATTTCCACACAGACACAGATGATGGTCACAATgataaaacagtacaagaaCTACCACAACCAATACAACCCGATCacttacaacaacaacaagaagATAAGAAAACCTCCATAGCAACTACCACTGAGTCTAGTACAGTAGCAACATTAACAACaagcacaacaacaacaacagcagcaacaacaacagtgaAGCAAGTGGCAGAGACAAACAAAAAGCAGTCCCCAACAAGTGCTGTTTACCAGAAGCCTCCAAAAGTACCTTCAAATTTAGAGGTGAGCTACTGTACGTTACCATAGAAACTACACATTGTTCTGTATCATACCCCTTTGCAGTCATGGTACACTATCAGTGGTAAGGGATGTTTCTACATCAAGAGACTGGAGGGTAGTCACATCAGTGATGAACTAAGTTATCATATAGTCAGTCAACAATATGGACTACACCTACCTCAACCAAGTTGTGTGTTTGTTGAGATACAAGTTGTTCCTCCTGGTAGGTGATGACTGTATGTATTTAGTCAGTGCTCTGTTCAAATATACCTTGACTAGTCAATCTAGATCTGTCAAACAATTGCAAATGTATCTTGACTCTGTTGAAATAAAAATGTGAGCAAAGCGTTCAAGTCCTCCTGTtttcatacatactgtaaattccCATGGTCAATGTACAGCTACATGATAGTGGACAATAACTGTGTGTATTAATGGAGTACAACTGATGGACCATATGTAAATGATGGTGCTTTCTCTATACACTGTAGGAGATGAATTATTTGATGTTGCTCTATTCTTATTCAAATCTGATTCAACCAATGAAACGGCTACAGACTTTATCACATTCACCGAACATCAAATTGATAAGGTATAAACTCATTCTATAGAGTAACTGTTAATTTTATGATGTACATGTGAAGTAGAACCTATTATGGGTGCCATGGCAAGCTAGTAGGAGCCATGGTACTTCACTAAATTCATAGTGACCGTGTCAAGTATTGTAGGTCTCAAACACACCTGTACTTCCTGACCTCAGCATCTATAAATTTCAGTAGTGAACTATTTGAAAGATTGACCAACTCATTTGTAGAAACTACAAGTATATCCCCTCCATATGTGTTGTCCTCAAAGTTAATGTGTACTGGTTGTTGCTGTTTGTTCTGCTTTACAGAAGTTTGTCTGTAAGTTAGATCTGGAGGCAGGTAACTACACCATGGTGCCATTTACTGGTGGGTGTCGTCTTAAACcatgtgatgatgatgaatCACATGATCCAGTAAGCCTACTAACACCTGACTCATCAAAGCTGACAGAAGAATGTGTGTAAGTAGCTCTgactgtgtgtgtagtgtgtgtttgtatttgtatgtgtgagtgagtgtTTGGTGATTGGTGAGGGCTACCATGATCTGCatactagtggtgtgcgatatatcgaaaaaatatcgatatcgcgataataTCGTATCGATTTCTATACCacttagcagatttcgataattatcgaaataccttgttaggttaggtaatccaaaggctgcagcacatgttgctgtcagaccttcagtgctggtcactgtaaagcactaataataataataataataatcgcAGAAAATTTCGATAAATcaacagcatttagtgtgtgattgtacaatcacgctagaaatgaaggttggttctgtacaatctagccactttaaaagcttgtctaccagttttctaggcttattattagttatATGCAATAGTTTTGGAAATTGTATttgaagcatatttataaatatcggatgcccacgcaattactcaacccacacaattaaaaataatattattgaaaatcgaatcgaaatttcgatatttaccctaTTATCATATCGATATCATATCGAAACGAAAATCCTGATATTGCACACCATTACTGCATACAACATATATCTGTATATGCTTAATGAGTGTATGTATACACTACACATCAACAGACAGTATAGACCTTGATGGCTATGTTATGCTTATAATTACCATGCTACTAATCTGCTGTCCATGTAGGAAGGTCTTGATGGAGATATTCCACAGAATAGACCTTGATGACAATGGCTTCATTAGCCGACAAGAATTTGACCTTTTCCAGGTAACACCTGTGTGACATAACATTACCATCTGTGTGACATAACATTACCATCATGTACTGGCAGTATGTGTAATTTATTGTTATCTCTAATAGGAGCACACCAGTGGAGAGGTGTGTGATGATGATGCTTGGCAGGTCATCCAAGGTATGGTTTAGTTTCCGTAGTAACTACTATTCAGTATGGTTTAATTTCAAAGTATTTCCTTACCATTCAACTAGTATACTGTTTTACATAATTATCTCTCTCCCTTGTCAGTTAACTTTGACCAGAACTCAGATGACGAGATTACTGTTAAAGGATTTCTTGACCTCCACTTGATGACTGCACAAGACACATCAGGAGGGAAGGAGGCTGAATTGTTGATCATCCTACAATCAATGGGCTACAATAATCAGTTGATATTGGATGAGGTATATCAGTGTAGTTGTAGTTTTGTACTTACTTTTGTACACTGGAATACGGAGTTGGCATA
This genomic interval carries:
- the LOC136256959 gene encoding EF-hand calcium-binding domain-containing protein 7-like isoform X1, which encodes MEAKNSDHRLNECEIAWLTVEKDLNAKLQTPESLKYALQCSGRNPSEKAINQYWSKFEGSISFDQFSTIMHSEKRTTMADLMKAFRKIDLNGDGFISHDELYKTLTKRGEKLTHEEVQAIIDEADYNKDGKLDYAEFCHILLSTATECQSLSNKKASKTLNKTVHTSSSKKTTSIPNTNGVLTSSQIDRSLPPQDDRISLSSKTRVQQQLMKTSHQRDSVPNGSAVKKYNKSDRSTGDHSNAATHNGPVTNSVQTVHNGTSLVKGDQTKMAASEDVKVKNKVSTADSESDKEVEEELDESSNLGDSILQQLPLSSTPATDHSSATNNKPEQKTSQLFGSKLPPIGKSNLPPLTLSLPTTDIPPITTSTAINPATSSTTTITQSTTTSSSSIEVSSTVADTNTEGPAANRTSLVRQEGGSDVTKVVKDGEEGVSGQGDDKESSHDGLVTVTPLNHTLSSELSGTLSDDSVAVTPTESIDITESDTDDGHNDKTVQELPQPIQPDHLQQQQEDKKTSIATTTESSTVATLTTSTTTTTAATTTVKQVAETNKKQSPTSAVYQKPPKVPSNLESWYTISGKGCFYIKRLEGSHISDELSYHIVSQQYGLHLPQPSCVFVEIQVVPPGDELFDVALFLFKSDSTNETATDFITFTEHQIDKKFVCKLDLEAGNYTMVPFTGGCRLKPCDDDESHDPVSLLTPDSSKLTEECVKVLMEIFHRIDLDDNGFISRQEFDLFQEHTSGEVCDDDAWQVIQVNFDQNSDDEITVKGFLDLHLMTAQDTSGGKEAELLIILQSMGYNNQLILDEACPFSLDVHADTCEGEIIVMETQPFASLINPVLCQLATMRGVAKPVRGGAEDQVMLYTYTSLYHATIVIENKTGKKVSVQLDCSGSTNFLYNRECCVQVLEVQANSSVLGFHLMPENPKKDWKPLCVAELILTK